The Saprospiraceae bacterium genome contains the following window.
TCAGGTAGTAAACAATCTGGCAAAAATTCATTACCGATGGGGTCAACAAGCAGCTATTGTAATTCGGATGCCTTGCGGAGCAGCAACTCAAGCCGGTCCGTTTCATTCACAAACCAATGAAGCCTGGTTTGCCCATACAGCCGGATTAAAAATTGTGTACCCTTCCAACCCCTATGATGCAAAAGGACTTTTAATTAGTGCATTTGAAGATCCCAATCCAGTCTTGTTTTTTGAACACAAAGCCCTGTACCGCGCTGTTAATGGACTTGTCCCGGATGCTTATTACAACATTCCTTTGGGTAAAGCTCGACTTGTACATACAGGCAATTCAATGACCATTATAAGTTATGGCCTGGGCATTCAATGGGCGCAGGAATTGTTACAAAAAGAATCTTTTGATGCCGATTTAATTGATTTGCGAAGTTTGGTTCCTTTAGACTACGATACCATACGGGAAAGTGTTTTAAAAACAGGAAAAGTGTGTATTCTACAAGAGGATAATCTGTTTTGTTCTATTGGTTCAGAAATTGCAGCCTGGATTCAGGAAAATTGTTTTGAAGCATTGGATGCGCCTATACAGCGTTGTGCATCCTTGGACACACCCATCCCGTTTGTAAAGCGTCTGGAGGATCAATACCTGGCTGTTACCCGATTAGAAGAAAAACTTAGATATTTGCAAGCTTATTAAATGAATGTATGGTACAAATAGATCAGATTATTGCAGTTGGAAGTAAAGTTGGATTATTCAAACTCGTTGCATCACGTTCGAATGGATTGATTCTGGAAGATTTACTGACTCACAAAACGAATTTTTATTCATCCCGAAGCTTTCAATTTTCACCATTGGAATCCATTGGAATTTATACCCTGTCCGATAACATTCCTTTAAAAGATGTATATACCCGTTTTTTAGAAAAAGAAAACGAATTGACTCCACCGGATGAAAACGCTTCAAATGAGGATTACAAAACATATTTTGAAACCATCTTACCAGAATACGATCGCTACCGTGTGCATCTTAAAGACATGCAGAAATGTCTTAAATGGTATTATCAGTTAAAAGCATTGGGATTTATAAAAACAGATGAACCCTTGATCGATTCAAGCATTGAACCTTCTGTTGCTTAGTTGAAATTGCATGTATAAACAAAAAAAAGTGGTGGTGGTATTGCCGGCATACAATGCGGCTCTTACCTTAAAAAGAACATTGGATGAAATTCCAATGGATTTGGTGGATGAATTAATCCTTTGTGATGATGCAAGCAAAGACAGCACCTTTGAATTGGCAAAAGAATTGGGAATTCAACATTGCATTCGCCATGAAAACAATCTGGGTTATGGAGGCAATCAAAAAACACTTTATTCAAAAGCACTTGAAATTGGCGCAGACATCATTATCATGTTGCATCCCGATTACCAATACACTCCAAAATTAATTCCAAGCATGGTTAATATTATTGGAGAAGGACTTTATCCGGTCGTTTTAGGATCCAGAATATTAGGCAAAGGCGCATTAAAAGGGGGTATGCCCTATTACAAATATTTATTCAATCGGTTTTTAACTTTGGTACAGAACTGGATGGTTGATTATAAATTATCGGAATATCATACAGGCTATCGTGCTTTTTCAAGAACGGTATTAGAGCAAATTTCATTTGCAAAAAACTCCAACGATTTTGTATTTGACAATCAAATGTTATCACAAATCATCTATAAAAAATTTGCTATTGCTGAAATTAGTTGTCCAACCAAATATTTTGATGAAGCTTCTTCAATAAATTTTAAACGGAGTGTTACATATGGGATGGGTGTTTTAGGGGTAAGTCTAAAACATTTTCTTCAGCGAAAAGGAATTATGAGATTTGAAATTTATTCTTGATGAAAGGAATTTCACTCCAAGATCACTGAAGAGGAATGCGGAGGAGGAGGAGATTAGCTCTGTATTTCTTTGTGCGTATATTCTTTGTGTGCTTTGCGTTATAGGATTTTCACGCAGAGACGCAAAAAATGCAGTGTTCTTGCTATCAACTGACAACCAACAACTATCAACCAAGATATTTCACACTAAGATCAAAGAGGTGGAACACGGAGGAAGAGGAGATTAACTTCGATTTTATCGTGTGTTTTGTGATAAGAGATTTTCAACCGTTTAAAGCCTACCCAAACTATTTCGGGATGTTAGCGAATTAAAATGCCTTTCAAAATAATTTGATACACATCGTTTAAA
Protein-coding sequences here:
- a CDS encoding DUF5606 domain-containing protein, whose amino-acid sequence is MVQIDQIIAVGSKVGLFKLVASRSNGLILEDLLTHKTNFYSSRSFQFSPLESIGIYTLSDNIPLKDVYTRFLEKENELTPPDENASNEDYKTYFETILPEYDRYRVHLKDMQKCLKWYYQLKALGFIKTDEPLIDSSIEPSVA
- a CDS encoding glycosyltransferase family 2 protein, whose product is MYKQKKVVVVLPAYNAALTLKRTLDEIPMDLVDELILCDDASKDSTFELAKELGIQHCIRHENNLGYGGNQKTLYSKALEIGADIIIMLHPDYQYTPKLIPSMVNIIGEGLYPVVLGSRILGKGALKGGMPYYKYLFNRFLTLVQNWMVDYKLSEYHTGYRAFSRTVLEQISFAKNSNDFVFDNQMLSQIIYKKFAIAEISCPTKYFDEASSINFKRSVTYGMGVLGVSLKHFLQRKGIMRFEIYS